In Phaeobacter inhibens DSM 16374, the following proteins share a genomic window:
- a CDS encoding aspartate carbamoyltransferase catalytic subunit: MPTATSSPDPMAFSQRHLLGIEPLKPHEITAILDLADSYAELNRRPDKHANALSGLTQVNMFFENSTRTQASFEIAGKRLGADVMNMAMQASSIKKGETLIDTAMTLNAMHPDLLVVRHPHSGAVDLLAQKVNCAVLNAGDGRHEHPTQALLDALTIRRAKGRLHRLNIAICGDVAHSRVARSNLILLGKMENRIRLIGPPTLVPGHFADFGAEIYDDMREGLKDVDVVMMLRLQKERMDGGFIPSEREYYHRYGLDAEKLALAKPDAIVMHPGPMNRGVEIDGTLADDINRSVIQEQVEMGVAVRMAAMDLLARNLRTSRERAAAQPGVA; encoded by the coding sequence ATGCCCACAGCCACCTCGTCACCTGATCCGATGGCCTTTTCTCAACGGCATCTTCTGGGCATCGAACCGCTGAAACCGCATGAAATCACCGCGATCCTTGATCTCGCGGACAGCTATGCAGAGCTGAACCGGCGTCCCGACAAACACGCCAATGCGCTGTCGGGGCTGACCCAGGTCAATATGTTCTTTGAGAACTCCACCCGCACGCAGGCCAGCTTTGAAATCGCGGGCAAGCGGTTGGGCGCGGATGTGATGAACATGGCGATGCAGGCCTCCTCAATCAAAAAGGGGGAAACCCTGATCGACACCGCGATGACGCTGAACGCGATGCACCCAGATCTTCTGGTGGTGCGCCATCCGCATTCCGGCGCCGTGGATCTCTTGGCGCAGAAGGTAAACTGCGCGGTACTGAATGCCGGCGACGGGCGGCATGAGCACCCTACACAGGCGCTGCTGGATGCGCTGACCATCCGCCGTGCAAAAGGCCGTCTGCACCGGCTGAACATCGCAATTTGCGGTGATGTGGCCCACTCCCGTGTGGCGCGCTCGAACCTGATCCTGTTGGGCAAGATGGAGAACCGCATCCGCCTGATTGGCCCGCCGACACTGGTGCCCGGCCACTTTGCCGACTTCGGCGCCGAGATTTACGACGACATGCGCGAAGGCCTGAAAGACGTGGATGTGGTCATGATGCTGCGCCTCCAGAAGGAGCGTATGGATGGCGGCTTCATCCCGTCGGAGCGCGAATACTACCATCGCTACGGGCTTGATGCGGAGAAACTGGCGCTGGCCAAACCCGACGCCATCGTCATGCACCCCGGCCCAATGAACCGGGGCGTTGAAATCGACGGCACGCTTGCCGATGACATCAACCGCTCGGTCATTCAGGAACAGGTCGAAATGGGCGTCGCCGTCCGCATGGCCGCCATGGACCTTCTGGCCCGCAACCTGCGCACCAGCCGCGAGCGGGCAGCGGCGCAACCGGGCGTGGCCTGA